A portion of the Oxynema aestuarii AP17 genome contains these proteins:
- a CDS encoding potassium channel family protein, giving the protein MKPRIIVCGLGRTGYKIFSLLKQQGASVVGISTKPLDLPAESLRERESGSDIVVGELQSAETLMNAGIRQAHTLVIAGATDAVNLEILVQARILNPQIRIINRLFNASLGDRLDRTLPAHVSMSVSDLAAPVFSFAAFGNRAIGQLRLFNQTWPMHEECIDEHHPWKDRPLADLWDDRNRMLIYYLPAETSVDLVSAVIHGHTLKVGDRLIVATKPSIRTTRKSIVDRLKKFLTSVQRFYEHSQSSIWVTFVLFLTIFGTTVTYTWVTSETTFIDALYFSVGMITGAGGNEKVAEYSPDIIKVFTAAMMLVGAGVVGIYYALLNDLVLGTRFRQLWNSAPIPQKNHYIVCGLGGIGIKIASQLQASGYEVVAIDRDPNTRFLHTARALKIPVIQGDARLSSTLESARLCHADALLAVTSNDTANLEIALTAKGLAPKLPVVARNQDGHFSRMFQQVFEFDAVLSPTELAAPAFAAAALGGRIFGNGMTADTLWVALATLITPAHPFCTQRVKDAAMKADFVPLYIETNCSAIHGWDLLEICLSAGDVLYLTMPANKLELLWRTTPSLLLASSSS; this is encoded by the coding sequence AATCGGCTGAAACCTTGATGAATGCAGGGATTCGTCAAGCTCACACCCTGGTGATCGCCGGGGCGACTGACGCGGTGAACTTAGAGATTTTAGTGCAAGCGCGCATCCTCAACCCGCAAATTCGGATTATCAATCGCCTCTTTAACGCCAGTTTGGGCGATCGCCTCGATCGCACGCTCCCGGCACATGTTAGCATGAGCGTCTCCGATCTCGCCGCCCCCGTCTTTTCTTTCGCCGCGTTTGGCAATCGGGCGATCGGACAACTGCGCCTGTTTAACCAAACCTGGCCCATGCACGAAGAATGTATCGACGAGCATCACCCCTGGAAAGACCGCCCCCTCGCCGATTTATGGGACGATCGCAACCGGATGCTCATTTACTACCTCCCCGCCGAAACCTCGGTGGATCTCGTCTCTGCAGTCATCCACGGACATACTCTCAAGGTGGGCGATCGTCTCATTGTCGCCACCAAACCGAGCATTCGCACCACCCGCAAATCGATCGTCGATCGCCTCAAAAAATTTCTCACCAGCGTCCAACGCTTCTACGAACACAGTCAATCCTCAATTTGGGTCACCTTCGTCCTCTTCCTGACCATTTTCGGAACTACCGTCACCTACACTTGGGTGACCTCCGAAACCACCTTTATCGATGCCCTCTACTTCTCCGTCGGCATGATCACCGGAGCGGGAGGCAACGAAAAAGTTGCAGAATACTCCCCCGATATTATCAAAGTCTTCACCGCCGCCATGATGCTCGTTGGCGCCGGAGTCGTCGGTATCTACTACGCCCTACTCAACGATCTAGTATTGGGAACCCGTTTCCGGCAGTTGTGGAACTCCGCACCCATTCCGCAAAAAAATCACTACATCGTTTGCGGACTCGGCGGCATCGGCATCAAAATCGCCAGCCAATTACAAGCAAGCGGTTATGAAGTCGTGGCGATCGATCGCGACCCCAACACCCGCTTTCTTCACACCGCCCGCGCCTTGAAAATCCCCGTCATTCAAGGGGACGCCCGCTTGAGCAGCACCTTAGAATCCGCCCGCCTTTGCCACGCCGACGCCCTCTTAGCTGTCACCAGCAACGACACCGCCAATTTAGAAATCGCCTTAACCGCAAAAGGACTCGCCCCCAAACTCCCCGTGGTCGCCCGCAACCAAGACGGCCATTTTTCGCGGATGTTTCAACAAGTCTTCGAGTTCGACGCCGTACTCAGTCCCACGGAATTAGCCGCCCCCGCCTTCGCCGCCGCCGCTCTCGGAGGACGCATTTTCGGCAATGGCATGACCGCCGATACCCTCTGGGTCGCTTTAGCCACGTTAATCACTCCCGCCCATCCCTTTTGCACTCAGCGCGTCAAGGATGCGGCGATGAAGGCGGATTTCGTACCGCTATACATCGAAACAAATTGCAGTGCGATTCACGGTTGGGATTTATTAGAAATTTGTTTGAGTGCGGGAGATGTTCTCTATCTGACCATGCCCGCGAATAAATTGGAATTGCTCTGGCGGACGACACCCTCGTTATTGTTGGCGAGTAGTTCGTCTTGA